The following proteins are co-located in the Rhodococcus opacus B4 genome:
- a CDS encoding LysR family transcriptional regulator — MDLHLVTYFVAVVDHGGITRAAQSLYISQPSLSQAIRTLERRLGVTLFDRTGRRLELTEDGRTLDVAARRILADVERAKAKVAAVRELVSGRVDVVTYAAFSIDPIVDLVRRFREQYPRVTVRVIDADGPTGVLGALRRGEAELGVIDLSVDHSALHSVPIGDQELVLALPGALADTLPDPVPRSAVRDIPLIQDLGNKSDAALIADLVGDPANVVVDCTHPGATWELVMRGAGATVLPRLVAEEQLRGVAIRSMTPKLTRPVGLVQRSGPGSPAASAFVSIAQATRAAGTREGN, encoded by the coding sequence GTGGACCTGCATCTCGTCACCTACTTCGTCGCGGTAGTCGATCACGGCGGGATCACCAGGGCCGCGCAGTCCCTCTACATCTCGCAACCGTCCCTTTCTCAAGCGATCCGCACACTCGAACGCCGCCTCGGTGTCACCCTGTTCGACCGCACCGGGCGCCGTCTCGAACTGACCGAGGACGGACGCACGCTCGACGTCGCCGCCCGGCGCATCCTCGCCGACGTCGAGCGGGCCAAAGCCAAGGTCGCTGCGGTGCGCGAACTCGTGTCCGGCCGCGTCGACGTCGTCACGTACGCCGCGTTCTCGATCGATCCGATCGTCGACCTGGTGCGCCGGTTCCGCGAGCAGTACCCCCGCGTGACGGTCCGCGTCATCGACGCCGACGGCCCCACCGGCGTTCTCGGTGCCCTGCGCCGCGGCGAGGCCGAACTCGGCGTGATCGATCTGTCCGTCGACCACAGTGCGCTGCACTCGGTCCCCATCGGCGATCAGGAACTGGTACTGGCCCTGCCGGGCGCCCTCGCCGACACCCTCCCCGATCCGGTGCCCCGCTCGGCGGTCCGGGACATTCCGCTGATCCAGGATCTCGGGAACAAGAGCGACGCGGCCCTGATCGCGGATCTGGTGGGCGATCCCGCGAACGTGGTCGTCGACTGCACCCACCCGGGCGCCACGTGGGAACTGGTGATGCGCGGCGCGGGGGCCACCGTCCTGCCCCGCCTGGTCGCCGAAGAACAGTTGCGCGGGGTCGCGATCCGATCGATGACGCCGAAACTGACCCGCCCCGTCGGTCTCGTCCAGCGGTCCGGCCCGGGATCGCCGGCGGCCTCGGCGTTCGTGTCGATCGCGCAGGCCACCCGGGCCGCGGGCACGCGAGAGGGGAACTGA
- a CDS encoding LysR family transcriptional regulator, producing the protein MELRQVEYFLAVVEHEGINGAAASLGVAQPTISQALRGLERELGVQLFHRIGRGMVLSAAGRSLVGPSRQILRDVTAVEDLLATTDGALAGRLDVMAFPALAIGPLVDLVTEFRRTHPNVLVRLGELKDEAQAGSLIEDGHCEFVVAHLPLDDARLDVLELGEQEYWLVYPPGTDLPEGPVPLADLPDVPMVFVPRGHSVANEIEESIRHAGARPHLAALSDHREARLPLVLAGIGGTLLERSIAEAARDRAVVRRAEPTIARTFGIAFDPDMLSPVGHAFVELVRAHTSNI; encoded by the coding sequence ATGGAGTTGCGTCAGGTCGAGTACTTTCTCGCCGTCGTGGAACACGAAGGCATCAACGGGGCTGCCGCGTCGCTCGGCGTCGCACAACCCACCATCTCGCAGGCACTGCGCGGGCTCGAGCGGGAACTGGGAGTGCAACTGTTCCACCGCATCGGCCGCGGCATGGTGCTCAGCGCCGCCGGCCGCAGTTTGGTCGGGCCGAGCAGGCAGATCCTGCGCGACGTCACCGCCGTCGAAGATCTACTCGCCACCACCGACGGGGCACTGGCCGGCCGGCTGGACGTCATGGCGTTTCCGGCGCTGGCGATAGGGCCGCTCGTCGACCTCGTCACCGAATTCCGGCGAACCCACCCGAATGTGCTGGTGCGCTTGGGGGAATTGAAAGACGAGGCCCAGGCCGGGTCGCTGATCGAGGACGGGCACTGCGAATTCGTGGTGGCCCACCTCCCGCTCGACGACGCCCGACTGGACGTCCTCGAACTCGGCGAACAGGAGTACTGGCTCGTGTACCCGCCGGGCACCGACCTGCCGGAGGGCCCCGTTCCGCTCGCCGACCTCCCCGACGTCCCGATGGTGTTCGTTCCCCGCGGCCACTCCGTCGCGAACGAGATCGAGGAGTCGATTCGTCACGCCGGGGCGCGCCCTCACCTGGCGGCGCTGTCCGATCACCGCGAGGCGCGACTTCCCCTGGTACTCGCGGGGATCGGCGGAACCCTCCTGGAACGGTCGATCGCGGAGGCTGCCCGGGACCGCGCGGTGGTCCGCCGGGCGGAGCCGACGATCGCCCGCACCTTCGGGATCGCGTTCGACCCCGACATGCTCTCCCCCGTCGGGCACGCATTCGTCGAACTGGTGCGGGCGCACACGTCGAACATCTGA
- a CDS encoding thiolase family protein, translating to MRDAVIVDAVRTPIGRRGGSLSGIHPANLSAHVLEALAARTGLSPDQVGDVVWGCVSQVGEQAGNVARTAVLAAGWPESVPGTTLTRACGSSQQAVSFAAATVIAGHEDVVVAGGVESMSRVPMGSASTNGEHFPAAVLDRYGVGGFSQGTGAEMMADKWGLSRQTLDEYALRSHELAAAAADRGAFDGQLAPLSDVLAGDEGIRRGGTLESLGKLKTVFKEDGVIHAGNSSQISDGAGALLVTTSEKAAQLGLTPMARIHTCAVAGDDPVIMLTGPIAATEKALSRSGLKIDDIGAFEVNEAFAPVPLAWQAETGAATDRLNPLGGAIAVGHPLGGSGAILMTRLVHHMRDNGIRYGLQTMCEAGGLANATILELL from the coding sequence ATGCGCGATGCAGTGATCGTCGACGCCGTCCGCACGCCCATCGGGCGGCGTGGCGGTTCCCTGTCCGGAATCCACCCCGCAAATCTGTCGGCGCACGTTCTCGAGGCCCTCGCGGCGCGCACCGGACTCTCCCCGGATCAGGTCGGCGACGTCGTCTGGGGCTGTGTCAGCCAGGTGGGGGAGCAGGCGGGCAACGTCGCCCGCACCGCCGTGCTCGCCGCGGGCTGGCCCGAATCGGTGCCGGGCACCACCCTCACCCGGGCGTGCGGGTCGAGTCAGCAGGCAGTGAGCTTCGCGGCCGCCACCGTCATCGCAGGCCACGAGGACGTCGTCGTCGCCGGTGGCGTGGAGTCGATGAGCCGGGTTCCCATGGGCAGCGCGAGCACGAACGGCGAGCACTTTCCGGCGGCCGTCCTCGACCGCTACGGCGTCGGTGGGTTCAGCCAGGGCACCGGTGCCGAGATGATGGCCGACAAGTGGGGGCTGTCCCGTCAGACGCTCGACGAGTACGCGCTGCGATCGCACGAACTCGCGGCCGCCGCCGCGGATCGGGGCGCATTCGACGGACAACTCGCACCGCTCTCAGACGTCCTCGCCGGTGACGAGGGTATCCGCCGCGGCGGCACACTCGAGTCGCTCGGCAAGCTGAAGACCGTCTTCAAGGAGGACGGCGTGATCCACGCCGGCAATTCCTCGCAGATCTCCGACGGCGCGGGCGCTCTGCTCGTCACGACGAGCGAGAAGGCCGCCCAACTGGGCCTGACCCCGATGGCCCGCATCCACACGTGCGCCGTCGCGGGCGACGACCCGGTGATCATGCTGACCGGACCCATCGCCGCGACGGAGAAGGCACTGTCGCGCTCGGGGCTGAAGATCGACGACATCGGCGCATTCGAGGTGAACGAGGCGTTCGCCCCTGTTCCGCTGGCGTGGCAGGCGGAGACCGGCGCCGCGACCGATCGGCTCAATCCGCTCGGCGGCGCCATCGCGGTCGGGCACCCGCTCGGCGGTTCCGGGGCGATCCTCATGACCCGCCTCGTCCACCACATGCGAGACAACGGCATTCGGTACGGACTGCAGACCATGTGTGAGGCGGGCGGTCTCGCCAACGCCACCATTCTCGAACTTCTCTGA
- a CDS encoding crotonase/enoyl-CoA hydratase family protein has protein sequence MSVVLIEFADGVAVITLNRPEAKNAVDLEVAKALAAAIDEFEARPDLTVAILTGAGGTFCAGMDLKAFSRGERPSLPGRGFGGLTEAPPTKPLIAAVEGWALAGGCELALSADLIVAARDAKFGIPEVKRGLAAAAGGLLRLPKVLPYPIAMEMAITGDPLTAEVAHAHGLVNRLTEPGQALDTARELAARVAANGPLAVRATKQVVAMSAAYTDPELFAGQRRFLDPVFASDDAQEGARAFAEKRPPVWRGR, from the coding sequence ATGAGTGTGGTTCTCATCGAATTCGCCGACGGCGTCGCCGTCATCACCCTGAACCGACCGGAGGCGAAGAACGCCGTCGACCTCGAGGTCGCCAAGGCGCTCGCCGCCGCGATCGACGAATTCGAGGCGCGGCCCGACCTGACGGTCGCGATCCTCACCGGCGCCGGGGGAACGTTCTGCGCGGGCATGGATCTGAAGGCGTTCAGCCGCGGCGAACGGCCGTCGCTGCCCGGCCGCGGATTCGGCGGACTCACCGAGGCCCCGCCGACGAAGCCGCTGATCGCCGCCGTCGAGGGATGGGCGCTCGCCGGCGGCTGCGAGTTGGCGCTGTCGGCCGACCTGATCGTCGCGGCTCGCGACGCGAAGTTCGGGATCCCCGAGGTCAAGCGCGGGCTCGCCGCCGCCGCGGGCGGGCTGCTGCGGCTGCCGAAGGTGCTGCCGTACCCGATCGCGATGGAGATGGCGATCACCGGCGATCCCCTCACCGCCGAGGTCGCGCACGCGCACGGACTCGTCAACCGGCTCACCGAGCCCGGGCAGGCACTCGACACCGCCCGCGAACTGGCGGCGCGGGTCGCCGCCAACGGTCCCCTCGCCGTCCGGGCCACCAAGCAGGTCGTCGCGATGTCGGCCGCCTACACCGATCCCGAACTGTTCGCCGGGCAACGCCGCTTCCTCGATCCGGTGTTCGCCTCCGACGACGCCCAGGAGGGTGCGCGCGCGTTCGCGGAGAAGCGCCCGCCGGTGTGGCGTGGCCGATAG
- a CDS encoding Dabb family protein gives MFKVTTLVHLVADEDGSAAASLAGRLHDVAAPRVRRVLVTPTLPGGINGGDVIAHFRFDDESDWRAVEPEIAAQLSVPAVGHVDSVGYAGVPTPAARDFEPAVYRTLLVSVDDSADPALVEQFESETRAMPDYIRTIGASQLSRVQDSAGSARWTHVWEQEYADLDGLSGPYTTHPYHWAQIDRWFDPERGPRIVARLCHSFCAIDGAII, from the coding sequence ATGTTTAAGGTGACCACGCTCGTTCACCTCGTCGCCGACGAGGACGGCTCCGCCGCTGCGTCGCTGGCAGGCAGGCTGCACGACGTCGCGGCCCCTCGGGTCCGGCGCGTTCTCGTGACACCGACCCTGCCCGGCGGCATCAACGGCGGCGACGTCATTGCGCACTTTCGCTTCGACGACGAATCCGACTGGCGTGCTGTCGAACCCGAGATCGCCGCACAGCTGTCCGTCCCCGCGGTCGGGCACGTCGACAGCGTCGGCTACGCGGGTGTGCCCACACCCGCCGCGCGGGACTTCGAACCGGCCGTGTACCGGACGCTTCTCGTCTCGGTCGACGACTCGGCCGACCCGGCGTTGGTGGAGCAGTTCGAATCCGAGACGCGGGCGATGCCGGACTACATCCGCACCATCGGGGCCTCACAGCTGAGCCGGGTGCAGGACTCTGCCGGTTCCGCGCGGTGGACCCACGTCTGGGAGCAGGAGTACGCCGACCTCGACGGACTGTCCGGGCCGTACACGACGCATCCCTACCACTGGGCGCAAATCGATCGGTGGTTCGATCCCGAACGCGGGCCGCGAATCGTCGCCCGGCTCTGCCACAGCTTCTGCGCGATCGACGGCGCGATCATCTAG
- a CDS encoding class I adenylate-forming enzyme family protein gives MNNPAPALHYPELTLAAFPPGMARLYGDRPAVVDGDTVCTYRELDQRSGAFAGALRDAGVTERDVVLLHLGNCIEFVVAYYGALRAGATVTLVNPLQPGPGLRSQIIDTGAVAAVTQPGQLGTLTEAAEGTTVRTTVVAGIVAGRGRGQFGFDEFVSGYAPGPFTPKVSGDDVAHLAYTGGTTGMSKGVRVLHRNVVANVTQMIAWRAGHEVRAGGDGGIELRPIAGLEDRGVVPGAGATVVVSPLFHAHALINLSFLLLCGATQVLAGRFEPGRMLDLIETHRATYITGSPAMWHAVATHPDAATRNTDSVRVVSSGAAPIDHVTLEALGRAFPSASVVEGYGLTEGTCLVASAPLTGAVAYKLGSVGLPVFDTEVQIRAQDDSGAVLEAGARGKLWVRGPQVTDGYLNHPEITAQQFVDGWLDTGDIAYADEDGYLFICDRTKDMLIYKGYNVYPRELEEILVSHPDVSSAAVVGREAGSVGQEPVAFVVPTPGATIDGDAVSAFVAERVLPYKKVRDVVVVEQLPTSAAGKILKTKLREQLATAAH, from the coding sequence GTGAACAACCCTGCACCGGCACTGCACTATCCGGAACTGACGTTGGCGGCGTTCCCGCCCGGCATGGCACGCCTGTACGGCGACCGGCCCGCGGTGGTCGACGGCGACACCGTATGCACCTACCGTGAGCTCGACCAGCGGTCGGGGGCCTTCGCCGGGGCGCTGCGGGACGCGGGGGTGACCGAGCGCGACGTGGTGCTCCTGCACCTCGGCAACTGCATCGAGTTCGTCGTGGCCTACTACGGCGCGCTGCGGGCCGGCGCGACCGTCACCCTGGTGAACCCGCTGCAGCCCGGCCCCGGCCTGCGCTCGCAGATCATCGACACCGGCGCGGTCGCCGCCGTCACCCAGCCCGGGCAACTGGGCACGCTCACCGAGGCCGCGGAGGGCACCACCGTCCGCACGACCGTGGTGGCCGGAATCGTCGCAGGCAGGGGCCGCGGCCAGTTCGGATTCGACGAGTTCGTGTCCGGTTACGCCCCTGGGCCCTTCACCCCGAAGGTGTCCGGCGACGACGTCGCCCACCTCGCCTACACGGGCGGGACCACCGGGATGTCGAAGGGTGTGCGGGTGCTGCACCGCAACGTCGTCGCCAACGTGACGCAGATGATCGCCTGGCGGGCAGGCCACGAGGTGCGCGCCGGCGGCGATGGCGGAATCGAGTTGCGGCCCATCGCCGGTCTCGAGGACCGCGGTGTCGTGCCCGGCGCCGGAGCGACCGTCGTCGTGTCGCCGCTGTTCCACGCCCACGCCCTGATCAACCTGTCGTTCCTGTTGCTGTGCGGGGCGACGCAGGTGCTCGCCGGACGTTTCGAGCCCGGCCGCATGCTGGACCTGATCGAGACGCACCGCGCCACGTACATCACCGGGAGCCCGGCGATGTGGCACGCCGTCGCCACCCATCCCGACGCCGCGACCCGGAACACCGATTCGGTGCGGGTGGTCTCCTCGGGTGCGGCGCCGATCGATCACGTGACCCTCGAGGCACTGGGCCGGGCCTTCCCGTCGGCGAGCGTGGTCGAGGGGTACGGGCTCACGGAGGGAACGTGCCTGGTGGCGTCCGCACCGCTGACCGGGGCCGTCGCCTACAAGCTCGGCAGCGTGGGGTTGCCGGTCTTCGACACCGAGGTGCAGATCCGCGCCCAGGACGACTCCGGTGCCGTGCTGGAGGCCGGCGCGCGCGGCAAGCTGTGGGTCCGCGGACCGCAGGTCACGGACGGCTACCTGAACCATCCGGAGATCACGGCGCAGCAGTTCGTCGACGGCTGGCTCGACACCGGCGACATCGCCTACGCCGACGAGGACGGGTACCTGTTCATCTGCGACCGCACCAAGGACATGCTGATCTACAAGGGCTACAACGTGTATCCGCGTGAGCTGGAGGAGATCCTCGTCTCGCACCCGGATGTGTCTTCCGCCGCCGTCGTCGGCCGGGAGGCCGGCAGCGTCGGCCAGGAGCCGGTGGCGTTCGTGGTGCCGACGCCGGGCGCGACGATCGACGGGGATGCGGTATCCGCGTTCGTCGCCGAGCGCGTACTGCCGTACAAGAAGGTCCGCGACGTCGTGGTGGTCGAGCAGTTGCCGACCTCGGCGGCCGGGAAGATCCTCAAGACGAAGCTGCGCGAGCAACTCGCGACCGCGGCGCACTAG
- a CDS encoding MBL fold metallo-hydrolase, producing MIVTEDVGTVQREAWARGVLPPVEQVRPGLWSIPVPMPRNPLRYVLIYALAIPDGLALIDVGWNSEESWRALVDGIAQTGHHVTDVRYAAVTHLHPDHFGLAPRLREVSGAALAMHGADAALLGHHSPADTAADEHTWNTQLAQLGAPTGILAAARVDLVRLGPGESIDVVLGDGTLLDLPGWDLRAVWTPGHTPGHLTFVDDTHGLMFSGDHMLPRISPNISTVPGELENPLHRYLLSLHATTTMPDGEVLPAHEYRFRGIADRARQLMGHHEERFTEIVTALVARPESTAWEISQHISWSRPFDSMSDRLLRLAVRETHAHLLVLADRGSIRSLGGHPERWIPTSRKEDTP from the coding sequence GTGATCGTCACCGAAGACGTCGGCACCGTCCAGCGGGAGGCCTGGGCCCGCGGCGTGCTCCCACCTGTCGAACAGGTGCGCCCCGGATTGTGGTCGATCCCGGTGCCGATGCCGCGAAACCCCTTGCGGTACGTCCTGATCTACGCGCTCGCGATCCCCGACGGTCTCGCGCTGATCGACGTCGGCTGGAATTCGGAGGAGTCGTGGCGGGCCCTCGTCGACGGGATCGCGCAGACCGGGCACCACGTCACCGACGTCCGGTATGCCGCCGTCACCCACCTGCACCCCGACCATTTCGGTCTCGCACCCCGGCTGCGGGAGGTCAGCGGGGCCGCGCTCGCGATGCACGGCGCCGATGCCGCACTGCTCGGCCACCATTCGCCGGCGGACACCGCAGCCGACGAACACACGTGGAACACCCAACTCGCCCAACTGGGGGCACCCACCGGCATCCTCGCCGCCGCCCGCGTCGACCTGGTCCGGCTCGGCCCGGGCGAGTCCATCGACGTCGTACTCGGGGACGGCACTCTCCTGGACCTGCCCGGCTGGGATCTGCGGGCGGTCTGGACACCGGGGCACACACCCGGCCATCTGACGTTCGTCGACGACACCCACGGTCTCATGTTCAGCGGCGACCACATGCTCCCCCGCATCAGTCCCAACATCTCCACGGTCCCCGGCGAACTGGAGAATCCGCTGCACCGGTACCTGCTGTCGCTGCACGCCACCACCACGATGCCCGACGGTGAGGTGCTGCCCGCGCACGAATACCGGTTCCGGGGGATCGCCGACCGCGCCCGGCAGCTGATGGGTCATCACGAGGAACGGTTCACCGAGATCGTCACCGCTCTGGTCGCGCGCCCCGAATCGACGGCGTGGGAGATCTCGCAACACATTTCGTGGTCGCGGCCGTTCGACTCCATGTCGGACCGTCTGCTCCGCCTCGCGGTCCGCGAAACCCACGCCCACCTGCTCGTCCTGGCCGACCGCGGAAGCATCCGCTCGCTCGGCGGCCACCCCGAACGCTGGATCCCGACCTCCCGTAAGGAAGACACCCCATGA
- a CDS encoding SDR family NAD(P)-dependent oxidoreductase: MELKGISTAVTGGASGLGLATARRLVDAGAQVTLIDLPNSDGEAAAKELGGAAQFAPADVTDSEQFAAALDVADERGGLRGLVHCAGAGRRMRILDSDGKAGSVEDFEFVIRLNLVGSFNALRLGAERMARLDEVDGERGAVVLTASVAAFEGQIGQINYTASKAGIVGMTVTAARDLASRNIRVCTIAPGIMDTPLLARLREDVRASLEKSVPNPSRLGKPSEFGQLACQILENGYLNGETIRLDGAIRMAPR; this comes from the coding sequence ATGGAACTCAAGGGAATTTCGACAGCCGTCACCGGCGGCGCGTCCGGTCTCGGGCTCGCGACCGCACGCCGCCTCGTCGACGCGGGCGCCCAGGTGACGCTCATCGACCTGCCGAACTCCGACGGCGAGGCGGCGGCGAAGGAACTGGGCGGCGCCGCACAGTTCGCGCCCGCCGACGTGACCGATTCCGAGCAGTTCGCGGCCGCACTCGACGTCGCCGACGAGCGCGGCGGACTGCGCGGCCTCGTGCATTGCGCCGGCGCCGGACGCCGCATGCGCATCCTCGACTCCGACGGCAAGGCGGGTTCGGTCGAGGACTTCGAATTCGTGATCCGGCTCAACCTCGTCGGCTCGTTCAACGCCCTGCGCCTCGGCGCGGAGCGGATGGCGCGCCTCGACGAGGTCGACGGCGAGCGCGGCGCTGTGGTGCTCACGGCGTCCGTCGCCGCATTCGAGGGCCAGATCGGCCAGATCAACTACACCGCATCGAAGGCCGGTATCGTCGGCATGACCGTGACCGCCGCCCGGGACCTCGCCAGCCGCAACATCCGGGTGTGCACCATCGCCCCCGGGATCATGGACACCCCGCTCCTCGCCCGGCTCCGCGAGGACGTGCGCGCGTCGCTGGAGAAGTCGGTGCCGAACCCGTCGCGTCTGGGCAAGCCCAGCGAGTTCGGGCAGCTCGCCTGCCAGATCCTCGAGAACGGTTACCTCAACGGCGAGACCATCCGCCTCGACGGCGCCATCCGCATGGCACCTCGCTGA
- a CDS encoding enoyl-CoA hydratase/isomerase family protein, whose amino-acid sequence MSIESLPSTAGAASAESDVLISRDGAVATVTLNRPTRRNAMTLDSWIALREALAELALDDATRVVVLTGAGNDFCTGADLDKRAPMHPLTRMRQINATALAVAEFPKPLIAKVRGYAVGAGWNLALLCDLLIASRDAQFSQIFARRGLSVDFGGSWLLPRMVGLHRAKRLVMLAEMIGAEQADALGLISELAEPEELDATVARFATSLAESPTVAVMQSARLVEDGTTSSLRDALENEARSQAVNFATDAPAALRAFVEKRPPAFSGEWQVPQPS is encoded by the coding sequence ATGAGCATCGAATCCCTCCCCTCGACCGCAGGGGCCGCATCCGCAGAATCCGACGTCCTGATCAGCCGGGACGGCGCGGTCGCGACGGTCACGCTGAACCGGCCCACGCGGCGCAATGCGATGACCCTCGACTCGTGGATCGCGTTGCGCGAGGCGCTCGCCGAACTCGCACTCGACGACGCCACCCGCGTCGTGGTCCTCACCGGCGCGGGGAACGACTTCTGCACCGGCGCTGACCTCGACAAGCGCGCCCCCATGCACCCGCTGACCCGGATGCGGCAGATCAACGCGACGGCGCTCGCGGTCGCGGAGTTCCCCAAGCCGCTGATCGCGAAGGTGCGCGGCTACGCCGTCGGAGCCGGCTGGAACCTGGCGCTGCTGTGCGATCTGCTCATCGCCTCACGCGACGCGCAATTCAGCCAGATCTTCGCCAGACGCGGCCTGTCGGTGGATTTCGGCGGCTCCTGGCTCCTGCCGCGCATGGTGGGGCTGCACCGCGCGAAACGGCTGGTCATGCTCGCCGAGATGATCGGCGCCGAGCAGGCCGACGCACTGGGACTGATCAGCGAACTCGCCGAGCCGGAAGAACTGGACGCGACGGTCGCCCGGTTCGCTACCAGCCTCGCGGAATCGCCGACCGTGGCCGTCATGCAATCGGCTCGACTGGTCGAGGACGGTACGACGTCGTCGCTGCGGGACGCACTCGAGAACGAGGCCCGTTCGCAGGCGGTCAACTTCGCGACCGACGCACCCGCGGCGTTGCGCGCCTTCGTGGAGAAGCGTCCCCCCGCCTTCAGCGGGGAATGGCAGGTGCCGCAACCGTCGTAG
- a CDS encoding MFS transporter: protein MTRSSATLDRAVAIGSESRSRAWGLTALLVLLYVVNYADKAVLGIIAQPLAHELGLSASQIGLVGSLFFLTFTVGGFFAGALNRWMSLRWALLLLAIAWSVAILPLVVVASFAVLLISRLLLGLAEGPSSALLHTAAYSWHAPAKRGLPSALLAGAASIAKIAVAPALAFVTVTFGWRYALVALAAIGVLWCVVWLTVWSEGPYIRSGKGADSAAAGDAGEPAVPWGRIFRTRTFISGALLVMSVYALVAVVLTWLPSYFEVGLGYSRLQAGSMFAFPSIAGLILMLLSSVIGDRLLARGSTSRVVRVVVPAVGVLICGAILLALPSITAPAVAVLVVSVGYGFAASVFPLLNAAISEICPPRQTAGTLGVFLAVMAIGGLVAPYATGLIVDAAASPAAGYATAFQALGLVAAVCAVGALLLANPERDKKLVRGDAAAIGTN from the coding sequence GTGACCCGCTCCTCTGCCACCCTCGACCGGGCCGTCGCCATCGGTTCCGAGTCCCGCAGCCGCGCTTGGGGCCTGACCGCGCTCCTCGTGCTGCTCTACGTCGTCAACTACGCCGACAAGGCCGTCCTCGGCATCATCGCCCAGCCCCTCGCCCACGAACTGGGACTGAGTGCCTCGCAGATCGGGCTGGTGGGAAGCCTCTTCTTCCTGACGTTCACCGTCGGCGGCTTCTTCGCCGGTGCGCTGAACCGCTGGATGTCGCTGCGATGGGCGCTGCTGCTGCTCGCGATCGCCTGGTCCGTCGCGATACTTCCGCTCGTGGTCGTCGCGAGTTTCGCGGTGCTGCTGATCAGTCGCCTGCTGCTCGGGCTCGCGGAAGGTCCGAGTTCCGCTCTGCTGCACACGGCGGCGTACTCGTGGCACGCACCCGCCAAGCGCGGACTGCCGAGCGCCCTGCTCGCCGGTGCCGCATCGATCGCGAAGATCGCCGTCGCGCCGGCTCTCGCGTTCGTGACCGTCACGTTCGGGTGGCGCTACGCGCTGGTCGCGCTGGCCGCCATCGGAGTTCTGTGGTGCGTCGTGTGGCTGACCGTCTGGAGCGAAGGCCCGTACATTCGCAGCGGCAAGGGTGCCGATTCCGCGGCCGCCGGTGACGCGGGCGAACCGGCGGTGCCGTGGGGTCGCATCTTCCGGACCCGCACGTTCATCAGCGGCGCGCTTCTCGTCATGAGCGTGTACGCGCTGGTCGCCGTGGTTCTGACGTGGCTGCCGTCGTACTTCGAGGTGGGCCTCGGGTACAGCCGCCTGCAGGCCGGTTCGATGTTCGCGTTCCCGAGCATCGCCGGGCTGATCCTGATGCTGCTGTCGTCCGTGATCGGCGACCGTCTGCTCGCACGCGGCTCGACGTCCCGTGTGGTCCGCGTCGTCGTCCCCGCCGTCGGGGTGCTGATCTGCGGTGCGATCCTGCTCGCCCTCCCGTCCATCACCGCTCCCGCGGTGGCCGTCCTCGTCGTCTCCGTCGGCTACGGCTTCGCCGCGTCGGTGTTTCCGTTGCTCAACGCGGCGATCTCGGAGATCTGCCCGCCCCGCCAGACCGCGGGCACCCTGGGCGTGTTCCTCGCCGTCATGGCGATCGGCGGCCTCGTCGCCCCCTACGCGACGGGTCTGATCGTCGACGCGGCCGCCTCGCCGGCCGCGGGGTACGCCACCGCATTCCAGGCTCTCGGGCTCGTCGCCGCGGTGTGCGCCGTCGGGGCGTTGCTCCTCGCGAACCCCGAGCGCGACAAGAAGCTGGTCCGGGGCGACGCTGCGGCCATAGGCACGAACTAA